The following coding sequences are from one Nilaparvata lugens isolate BPH chromosome 6, ASM1435652v1, whole genome shotgun sequence window:
- the LOC111047334 gene encoding uncharacterized protein LOC111047334 isoform X2 → MHRVGNQFNQFNQFDTIVVNYVVSCYLLVVVVALCVPLSFVCVHSFCMKMNDELLIECVRKYEFLYNLQHPKYMDVTKKDVAWKDIEDQMKQPGPACKQRWQNLRDSYRRALNKRKVKTGQAATKIKKWKYEDEMSFVAPFFAEKKTLDSVDITSDEDNGDHDDHTVVDHTSETETNAIIETASDDVATDAQTVESSVQNSKPVKRRFKNRTPQSASAVLMAKLLDSQNSLVPQKEPDELDRFFLNISEPEDDNCRNR, encoded by the exons ATGCACCGCGTTGGTAACCAGTTTAACCAGTTTAACCAGTTTGACACCATTGTGGTAAATTACGTAGTTAGTTGCTACTTGCTAGTTGTAGTAGTTGCTCTTTGTGTGCCTTTGTCATTTGTGTGCGTTCATTCGTTTTGCATGAAAATGAATGACGAACTGTTGATAGAATGTGTTCGTAAATACGAATTCCTCTATAATCTACAACATCCGAAGTACATGGATGTCACCAAGAAAGATGTAGCATGGAAGGATATAGAAGATCAGATGAAACAACCTG GTCCGGCCTGTAAACAAAGATGGCAAAATCTAAGGGACTCATATAGGAGAGCCTTGAATAAGAGAAAAGTAAAAACGGGACAGGCagcaacaaaaataaaaaaatggaagTACGAAGATGAGATGTCTTTTGTTGCTCCATTTTTTGCAGAAAAGAAAACTTTGGATTCTGTTGATATAACAAGTGATGAGGATAACGGAGACCATGATGACCACACTGTGGTCGACCACACATCCGAAACAGAAACAAATGCAATTATTGAAACTGCGTCTGACGATGTTGCTACTGATGCCCAGACTGTTGAAAGTTCTGTGCAAAATAGTAAGCCAGTTAAAAGAAGATTTAAAAATCGTACACCACAGTCAGCATCAGCCGTATTGATGGCAAAATTATTAGACAGCCAAAACTCACTTGTACCTCAGAAAGAGCCTGACGAACTAGatcgtttttttttaaatatttctga accTGAAGATGACAATTGCCGAAACCGGTAG
- the LOC111047334 gene encoding uncharacterized protein LOC111047334 isoform X1, with product MHRVGNQFNQFNQFDTIVVNYVVSCYLLVVVVALCVPLSFVCVHSFCMKMNDELLIECVRKYEFLYNLQHPKYMDVTKKDVAWKDIEDQMKQPGPACKQRWQNLRDSYRRALNKRKVKTGQAATKIKKWKYEDEMSFVAPFFAEKKTLDSVDITSDEDNGDHDDHTVVDHTSETETNAIIETASDDVATDAQTVESSVQNSKPVKRRFKNRTPQSASAVLMAKLLDSQNSLVPQKEPDELDRFFLNISDTVKKFSKYQQALVKNKVFSLVSEMELQLHSPATYDYSYTPSPVDASSGTTTPSTTHGELSATQSQENWNIYQ from the exons ATGCACCGCGTTGGTAACCAGTTTAACCAGTTTAACCAGTTTGACACCATTGTGGTAAATTACGTAGTTAGTTGCTACTTGCTAGTTGTAGTAGTTGCTCTTTGTGTGCCTTTGTCATTTGTGTGCGTTCATTCGTTTTGCATGAAAATGAATGACGAACTGTTGATAGAATGTGTTCGTAAATACGAATTCCTCTATAATCTACAACATCCGAAGTACATGGATGTCACCAAGAAAGATGTAGCATGGAAGGATATAGAAGATCAGATGAAACAACCTG GTCCGGCCTGTAAACAAAGATGGCAAAATCTAAGGGACTCATATAGGAGAGCCTTGAATAAGAGAAAAGTAAAAACGGGACAGGCagcaacaaaaataaaaaaatggaagTACGAAGATGAGATGTCTTTTGTTGCTCCATTTTTTGCAGAAAAGAAAACTTTGGATTCTGTTGATATAACAAGTGATGAGGATAACGGAGACCATGATGACCACACTGTGGTCGACCACACATCCGAAACAGAAACAAATGCAATTATTGAAACTGCGTCTGACGATGTTGCTACTGATGCCCAGACTGTTGAAAGTTCTGTGCAAAATAGTAAGCCAGTTAAAAGAAGATTTAAAAATCGTACACCACAGTCAGCATCAGCCGTATTGATGGCAAAATTATTAGACAGCCAAAACTCACTTGTACCTCAGAAAGAGCCTGACGAACTAGatcgtttttttttaaatatttctgaCACAGTGAAAAAGTTTTCTAAATACCAACAAGCGCTGGTAAAGAACAAGGTTTTTTCTCTCGTTTCTGAAATGGAATTACAACTGCATTCACCAGCTACCTATGATTATTCCTACACCCCATCGCCAGTAGATGCATCTTCCGGTACTACTACACCAAGCACTACACATGGAGAATTGAGCGCTACACAGTCTCAGGAGAATTGGAATATTTATCAGTAA
- the LOC111047333 gene encoding protein ALP1-like, with the protein MAIRRLSLTELAMVAIILDEEEENRGTQRRYWIHESLRKRKTEGEYWTLYRHLMDDEEKFFSYFRMTSFQFNELLRKIEKHITKRNTQLRDSLSPKEKLAVCLRYLATGDSFRTIAFSYRMGVSSVRRSVFEVSNAIINNMLSEMIPTPTTEQWEKNIEEFWSKWNFPNCLGSIDGKHIVIVAPPNSGSLYFNYKKSFSIVLMALVDANYNFIAVNVGAFGKDSDGGILSKSKLGQAILNNKLNIPASKNFPGTNVSAPCVILGDEAFPLKNYLLRPYPSQQTIADVKKRHFNYRLCRARRVVENAFGILSQKFRIYNRRMHLRPEYAEKIVLTTCILYNYIRRGVIETETATSMQFLPMQNLRHQGGNAVASAFEVRSQFANFFQTVEGQIDWA; encoded by the exons atggCTATTAGGCGATTATCATTAACAGAATTGGCAATGGTTGCAATTATTTTGGACGAGGAAGAGGAAAATAGAGGAACTCAGAGGCGCTATTGGATTCACGAATCTCTAAGAAAACGGAAAACTGAGGGGGAGTATTGGACATTATATAGGCACCTAATGGATGATGAAGAAAAGTTTTTTTCGTATTTCCGTATGACGTCATTCCAGTTTAATGAAttgttgagaaaaattgaaaaacatataACTAAGAGAAACACTCAATTGAGAGACAGTCTGTCACCTAAAGAAAAGCTAGCTGTTTGTCTAAG GTACTTGGCAACTGGTGACTCATTTAGAACAATTGCTTTCAGCTATAGAATGGGGGTCAGTTCTGTGAGACGTTCAGTTTTTGAAGTTTCTAACGCTATAATAAACAACATGTTGAGTGAAATGATTCCAACACCCACTACAGAGCAATGggaaaaaaacattgaagagtTTTGGTCCAAGTGGAACTTTCCTAATTGCCTAGGTTCAATTGATGGAAAGCATATTGTAATTGTAGCACCTCCAAACAGTGGTTCCCTATATTTTAATTACAAAAAATCATTCTCCATTGTACTTATGGCTTTAGTTGAtgctaattataattttatagctGTAAACGTCGGTGCTTTCGGAAAAGACAGTGATGGTGGTATTTTATCTAAATCGAAACTGGGGCAAgctatattaaataataagttAAATATTCCTGCTAGCAAAAACTTTCCAGGAACGAATGTAAGTGCACCTTGCGTTATATTAGGTGACGAAGCCTTTCCTTTGAAAAATTATCTATTAAGACCTTATCCATCACAACAGACCATAGCTGATGTCAAGAAACGTCACTTTAACTATCGCCTTTGCCGAGCAAGGCGTGTAGTTGAAAATGCTTTTGGGATTTTAAGTCAAAAATTTCGCATTTATAATAGACGCATGCACTTGAGACCAGAATATgctgaaaaaattgttttaaccACTTGCATTTTGTATAACTACATAAGACGCGGAGTAATTGAAACGGAAACTGCGACTAGTATGCAGTTTCTTCCTATGCAGAATCTACGACATCAAGGAGGCAATGCAGTTGCTTCCGCTTTTGAAGTACGCAGTCAATTCGCGAATTTCTTCCAAACTGTTGAAGGTCAAATCGACTGGGCTTAA